A genomic window from Klebsiella quasipneumoniae subsp. quasipneumoniae includes:
- a CDS encoding SDR family NAD(P)-dependent oxidoreductase, translating into MSQSSHTAFITGASSGIGAIYAERLAARGYDLILAARREDRLQALAGQLQARYAIRASIVKADLSEEQGIEAVEQRLQHDPAIDLFINNAGTAKMAGFLASTPREHQAIHTLNTTALLRLSYAALAAFAPRGRGTLINIASILALHTLPGSAVYSASKAWVLSFTRGLQDEFADSGVRIQAVLPAATATDLWPTSGVALDALPTGTVMTTEDLVDAALRGLEMGEKVTLPPVHDLGLWEAFEQTRLALFTSARTGQPAPRYR; encoded by the coding sequence ATGTCCCAGTCATCGCACACTGCTTTTATCACCGGCGCTTCCTCAGGTATCGGCGCGATCTATGCCGAACGACTCGCCGCTCGCGGCTACGATCTGATCCTCGCCGCCCGCCGTGAAGATCGGCTGCAGGCGCTCGCCGGGCAGCTGCAGGCGCGCTACGCCATCCGGGCCAGCATCGTCAAGGCCGACCTGAGCGAGGAGCAAGGCATTGAAGCCGTGGAGCAGCGTCTGCAGCACGATCCCGCCATTGACCTGTTCATCAACAACGCCGGCACGGCAAAAATGGCGGGCTTTCTCGCCAGTACGCCGCGCGAGCACCAGGCGATTCATACGCTCAACACCACCGCGCTCCTGCGCCTGAGCTATGCCGCGCTGGCCGCTTTTGCTCCCCGGGGCCGCGGAACGCTGATCAATATTGCCTCTATTCTTGCGCTGCATACGCTGCCGGGCAGCGCGGTCTACAGCGCCAGCAAAGCCTGGGTGTTGAGCTTTACCCGTGGCCTGCAGGATGAGTTTGCCGACAGCGGCGTGCGTATTCAGGCGGTATTGCCGGCGGCGACCGCCACCGATCTGTGGCCGACCTCCGGCGTGGCGCTGGACGCCCTGCCCACCGGTACGGTCATGACCACCGAGGATCTGGTTGACGCCGCCCTCAGAGGACTGGAGATGGGGGAAAAGGTCACCTTACCGCCCGTGCATGACCTGGGATTGTGGGAGGCTTTCGAGCAGACGCGACTGGCGCTGTTTA